One segment of Cetobacterium sp. NK01 DNA contains the following:
- the glyQ gene encoding glycine--tRNA ligase subunit alpha, translated as MTFQEMIFALQQYWSSKGCIIGNPYDIETGAGTFNPNTFLMSLGPEPWNVAYVEPSRRPKDGRYGENPNRVYQHHQFQVVMKPSPDNIQELYLESLKVLGIDPLKHDIRFVEDDWESPTLGAWGLGWEVWLDGMEVTQFTYFQQVGGLELEVVPVEITYGLERLALYIQNKENVYDLEWAPGIKYGDMRYQYEYENSKYSFEVADLESHFRWFDDYEKEADRALNENLVMPAYDYVLKCSHTFNVLDSRGAISTTERMAYILRVRNLAKRCAEVFVQNRKELGYPLLKKK; from the coding sequence ATGACATTTCAAGAGATGATATTTGCTCTTCAGCAGTATTGGAGTTCAAAAGGGTGTATCATTGGGAATCCATACGATATAGAAACAGGAGCTGGAACATTTAATCCGAATACATTTTTAATGTCTTTAGGACCAGAACCATGGAATGTAGCATATGTTGAGCCATCAAGAAGACCAAAGGATGGTAGATATGGAGAAAATCCAAATAGAGTTTATCAACACCATCAATTTCAAGTTGTAATGAAGCCATCACCAGATAATATTCAAGAACTTTATTTAGAATCACTAAAAGTTTTAGGAATCGATCCTTTAAAACATGATATTCGTTTTGTTGAAGATGATTGGGAGTCACCAACATTAGGAGCATGGGGATTAGGATGGGAAGTATGGTTAGATGGAATGGAAGTAACTCAGTTTACATATTTCCAACAGGTTGGAGGATTAGAGTTAGAAGTTGTTCCTGTTGAAATAACATACGGATTAGAAAGATTGGCATTATATATTCAAAATAAAGAAAATGTGTATGATTTAGAGTGGGCACCAGGAATTAAATATGGAGATATGAGATATCAGTATGAGTATGAAAATTCAAAATATTCATTTGAAGTAGCAGACTTAGAGAGTCACTTTAGATGGTTTGATGATTATGAAAAAGAAGCTGATAGAGCATTAAATGAAAATTTAGTAATGCCAGCATATGACTATGTTTTAAAATGTTCTCACACATTCAACGTTCTAGACTCAAGAGGAGCAATCTCTACAACAGAGAGAATGGCTTATATTTTAAGAGTTAGAAACCTAGCTAAGAGATGTGCAGAAGTATTTGTACAAAATAGAAAAGAACTAGGATACCCTTTACTGAAAAAAAAGTAA
- the lspA gene encoding signal peptidase II — MLYIGIIFLLVFLDQISKYEVDTWLVEGQTFPIVGEFFHLTYVKNRGIAFGMFQGKLDIISILTVLVIIGLGFYFFKNRKKLSVIERLGYSFILGGAIGNIIDRIYRGFVIDMIDFRGIWVFVFNLADIWINIGVILIIIDSLLDSKRKKKD; from the coding sequence GTGTTATATATAGGGATAATATTTTTATTAGTTTTTCTAGATCAAATATCCAAATATGAAGTCGATACATGGTTAGTAGAAGGTCAAACTTTCCCAATTGTGGGAGAGTTTTTCCATCTTACATATGTAAAAAATAGAGGTATTGCTTTTGGAATGTTTCAAGGTAAATTAGATATAATCTCTATTTTAACTGTTTTAGTAATAATTGGATTAGGATTTTATTTTTTTAAAAATAGAAAAAAGTTATCAGTTATAGAGAGGTTAGGGTATTCATTTATTTTAGGTGGAGCGATCGGAAATATAATAGACAGAATTTATAGAGGTTTTGTTATTGATATGATTGACTTTAGAGGTATATGGGTATTTGTATTTAATTTAGCTGATATTTGGATAAATATAGGAGTTATTTTAATAATAATAGATAGCTTGCTAGATAGTAAAAGGAAAAAGAAAGATTAG
- the ileS gene encoding isoleucine--tRNA ligase codes for MEERDYGKTLNLPKTSFQMRANLPTKEPNILKKWDDEKIYEKGLQKGSKTFILHDGPPYANGGIHIGHALNKILKDIILKYKRLSGYTVPYVPGWDTHGLPIELKVSEELGAKMKEMSPLEIREKCTEYAKKWVEIQKEGFQRLGVLGEWDKPYLTLNPEYEAKQLEVFGELYENGYIFKGLKPIYWSPVTETALAEAEIEYKNHVSPSIYVKMEANKEIMDKLGMTEPLYLVIWTTTPWTLPANTGIALNGEFEYGIYKTEKGNLILAKVLADKAFSDMGIKEMELVKEFVGADLENLTYKHPFLDRTGKVVLGTHVTAEAGTGVVHTAPGHGQDDYVVGVRYGLPIISPINNKGVLTEEAGQFAGLFYKKANKVIAEHLTETGHLLSYKEFEHSYPHDWRSKTPVIFRATEQWFIRCEGSDLREKALRALDDVKFVPEWGRNRIGSMLETRPDWCISRQRTWGVPIPVFYNEATGKEIFEREILDRVIELVKKEGSAAWVKYSAEELIGEDLLVKYNLKGLELRKETNIMDVWFDSGVSHRSVLETREGLHRPADLYLEGSDQHRGWFQTSLLTSVGSTGDAPFKMLLTHGFVNDGEGKKMSKSVGNVVAPQDIIKVYGADILRLWCASVDYREDVKISDNILKQMAEAYRRVRNTARYILGNSADFNPLTDAVAYEDLMEIDKWALNKLERLKRVVTESYEKYEFYNLFQEIHYFSGIDMSAFYLDIIKDRLYAEKADSKERRAAQTVMSEVLVTLTKMVAPILSFTAEEIWETLPESLKDSESVLLTDWYVNNDQYLNDELDTKWEEIVKLRKDVNKTLELARQGENKIIGNSLDAKVILSADNAELVKFLEDNKEILEEVFIVSQLVIANEKDDSFVKGEEQEALFVKVEHADGEKCERCWKYSTELGTNPEHPTVCPRCTTALAD; via the coding sequence ATGGAAGAAAGAGATTACGGGAAAACGTTGAACCTTCCGAAAACAAGTTTCCAAATGAGGGCAAACTTACCAACGAAGGAACCAAACATCTTAAAAAAATGGGATGACGAAAAAATTTATGAAAAGGGATTACAAAAGGGAAGTAAAACATTTATACTTCACGATGGACCTCCATACGCAAACGGTGGAATCCATATAGGTCATGCTTTAAATAAAATATTAAAAGATATAATTTTAAAGTATAAAAGATTATCTGGATACACAGTGCCTTACGTTCCAGGATGGGATACTCATGGATTACCGATAGAATTAAAGGTAAGTGAAGAATTAGGTGCAAAAATGAAAGAGATGTCACCTCTTGAAATCAGAGAGAAATGTACAGAGTACGCTAAAAAATGGGTAGAAATTCAAAAAGAAGGATTCCAAAGATTAGGAGTTTTAGGAGAGTGGGATAAGCCATACTTAACTTTAAACCCTGAGTATGAAGCAAAGCAATTAGAAGTATTTGGTGAGCTTTATGAAAATGGATATATTTTTAAAGGATTAAAGCCAATTTACTGGTCGCCAGTAACAGAAACAGCTTTAGCAGAAGCTGAAATTGAGTATAAAAATCATGTTTCTCCATCTATTTATGTAAAAATGGAAGCAAACAAAGAGATTATGGATAAGTTAGGAATGACAGAACCATTATATCTAGTTATTTGGACAACTACTCCATGGACTTTACCTGCAAATACAGGAATTGCTTTAAATGGAGAGTTTGAGTACGGAATATATAAAACAGAAAAAGGAAATCTAATTTTAGCAAAAGTTTTAGCAGATAAGGCATTTAGCGACATGGGAATAAAAGAGATGGAGCTAGTAAAGGAGTTTGTTGGAGCTGACTTAGAGAACTTAACATATAAACATCCATTCTTAGATAGAACAGGAAAAGTGGTACTAGGAACACATGTAACTGCTGAAGCAGGAACAGGAGTTGTACATACTGCACCAGGACATGGTCAAGATGACTATGTTGTAGGAGTTAGATACGGATTACCAATCATTTCTCCAATTAATAATAAAGGTGTATTAACAGAGGAAGCTGGACAATTTGCTGGATTATTCTATAAAAAAGCAAATAAAGTTATAGCAGAGCACTTAACAGAAACAGGGCACTTATTAAGCTACAAAGAGTTTGAGCACTCTTATCCTCATGACTGGAGATCAAAAACTCCAGTAATCTTTAGAGCAACTGAGCAGTGGTTTATAAGATGTGAAGGTTCAGATTTAAGAGAAAAGGCATTAAGAGCTTTAGATGATGTTAAATTTGTTCCAGAGTGGGGAAGAAATAGAATAGGTTCTATGTTAGAGACAAGACCTGACTGGTGTATCTCAAGACAAAGAACATGGGGAGTACCAATTCCTGTATTCTATAATGAAGCAACAGGAAAAGAGATATTCGAAAGAGAAATTTTAGATAGAGTTATTGAACTTGTTAAAAAAGAAGGGTCAGCAGCTTGGGTAAAATATTCGGCTGAGGAATTAATTGGAGAAGATCTATTAGTTAAGTATAATCTAAAAGGATTAGAATTAAGAAAAGAAACAAATATAATGGACGTTTGGTTTGACTCAGGAGTATCTCATAGATCGGTTTTAGAGACTAGAGAGGGATTACACAGACCGGCTGACTTATATTTAGAAGGATCAGATCAACATAGAGGATGGTTCCAAACATCACTATTGACATCAGTTGGATCAACAGGAGATGCACCATTTAAAATGTTATTAACTCACGGATTTGTAAATGACGGAGAAGGTAAGAAAATGTCAAAATCTGTAGGAAATGTTGTGGCTCCGCAAGATATAATCAAAGTTTATGGAGCAGATATACTAAGATTATGGTGTGCATCAGTTGATTATAGAGAAGATGTAAAAATATCTGATAATATTTTAAAACAAATGGCAGAAGCTTACAGAAGAGTAAGAAATACAGCTAGATATATATTAGGAAACTCAGCAGATTTTAATCCGTTAACAGATGCAGTAGCTTATGAGGACTTAATGGAAATTGATAAGTGGGCATTAAATAAGTTAGAAAGATTAAAAAGGGTAGTAACAGAATCATATGAAAAATATGAGTTCTATAATTTATTCCAAGAAATTCACTATTTCTCAGGAATTGATATGTCAGCATTCTATTTAGATATAATCAAAGATAGATTATATGCTGAAAAAGCTGATTCTAAAGAAAGAAGAGCAGCACAGACAGTAATGTCAGAAGTTTTAGTAACATTAACTAAAATGGTAGCACCTATATTATCATTTACAGCTGAAGAGATTTGGGAAACTTTACCAGAATCATTAAAGGATTCTGAGTCAGTATTATTAACTGATTGGTATGTAAACAATGATCAATACTTAAATGATGAATTAGATACAAAGTGGGAAGAGATTGTAAAGTTAAGAAAAGATGTTAATAAAACATTAGAGTTAGCAAGACAAGGTGAAAATAAGATAATAGGAAACTCTTTAGATGCAAAAGTTATTTTAAGTGCAGATAATGCAGAGTTAGTAAAATTCTTAGAAGATAATAAAGAGATTTTAGAAGAGGTATTTATCGTTTCTCAATTAGTAATTGCTAATGAAAAAGATGATTCATTTGTAAAAGGTGAGGAGCAAGAAGCTTTATTTGTAAAAGTTGAGCATGCAGATGGAGAGAAGTGTGAAAGATGTTGGAAATACTCGACAGAGTTAGGAACTAATCCAGAGCATCCAACAGTGTGTCCAAGATGTACGACAGCACTAGCTGATTAA
- a CDS encoding sensor histidine kinase yields MKIRKDSLLIKIIFYNDIAIFLTSILIAIVVILTSFQDMEQRIEDTTKNKMNLLMGNYKSYFGEIRNDVYKEIGKYRISEGNQQIAEMLKYNLLKEDFRNYYNSVITIISSDGELLGEYGNRGNLGTLNEDNIHILLETSSKKEFEETGYYLASVDNKIYARVVIPYGNETTTYYLVVSIPINRDFLTSLTDGLELSSKDRVYFVTNSPDKEELQAKFFFSNRTYREILKKDYKNYYLNKKINGLSYYVGIYNLIGYNDSYLGSFILSLSKERLTEEKLMTSIYIGILVLLIMIISSTISSKVFRKLLMPLTQIADLADQISKGEKVEDIKVVGQGEIRSLSISFKEMIEKLNIAQEDLTIQNKELVRNIERIEAIDKLLMGMNIEQDTFKTIKKLVSGFTSEVGLGYSRAMYFRYSRENDYLIGEEISINRTLAEESKKGFKFQLKNLKELVLFTKVPINTENLLAKSFKEQKIIYKNDAGYKYDLGNDVLKAIGLKNFFIFPIHGAGKFSGVIVVDNYTKDIRINQEELELLNLLSMNFSIGINNKETILDTLESQRVTTIEKLATRFLRLRGEVVEKLLECVDSENPGEKIIEELTIIKPYLARIKEDNESLKAYSEEIEDTYERVCLDKIINETIIQYSKKFKSANISVSFFNATSGTVLGSKRKLQKVIKELIDNAYNALLNKESNRRIDIILSKRKINEKIELKIIDNGIGLSPKQLEEIYEPFISYSPQTLGLGLFFTHKIIKDHGGVIKHFSEEGSNTEVKITLNAYKEEV; encoded by the coding sequence ATGAAAATAAGAAAAGATTCCTTGTTAATAAAAATAATTTTTTACAATGATATAGCAATATTCTTAACTTCAATTTTAATTGCTATAGTTGTTATCTTGACCTCTTTTCAAGATATGGAACAAAGGATAGAAGATACAACTAAAAATAAAATGAATCTTTTGATGGGAAACTATAAATCCTATTTTGGAGAGATAAGAAATGATGTTTATAAAGAAATTGGAAAATATAGAATTAGTGAAGGGAATCAACAAATAGCAGAAATGCTAAAGTACAACTTATTAAAAGAAGATTTCAGAAATTATTATAATTCAGTAATAACTATTATTTCTTCGGATGGAGAATTGCTAGGAGAGTATGGAAATCGAGGTAATTTAGGTACTTTAAATGAAGATAATATTCATATTTTACTCGAGACTTCTAGTAAAAAAGAATTTGAAGAAACAGGTTATTATTTAGCTAGTGTTGATAATAAAATATATGCAAGAGTTGTAATTCCTTATGGAAATGAAACTACAACATATTATTTAGTGGTTTCGATTCCAATAAATAGAGATTTTTTAACTTCTTTAACAGATGGATTAGAATTAAGTTCAAAAGATAGAGTATATTTTGTGACAAATAGTCCAGATAAAGAGGAACTTCAAGCTAAGTTTTTCTTTTCAAATAGAACGTATAGGGAAATTTTAAAAAAAGACTATAAAAACTATTATTTGAATAAAAAAATAAATGGTTTATCATATTATGTTGGAATTTATAATTTAATAGGTTATAATGATAGTTATTTAGGAAGTTTTATACTTTCTCTTTCTAAAGAGAGATTAACAGAAGAAAAATTAATGACATCTATTTATATTGGAATTTTAGTCTTGTTAATTATGATTATAAGTTCAACAATTTCAAGCAAAGTGTTTAGAAAATTACTAATGCCTCTTACTCAAATTGCAGATTTAGCAGACCAAATCTCAAAAGGAGAAAAAGTTGAGGACATAAAGGTAGTTGGTCAAGGAGAAATAAGATCTTTATCAATTTCTTTTAAAGAGATGATTGAAAAATTAAATATTGCTCAAGAAGATTTAACTATACAAAATAAAGAACTAGTTAGAAATATTGAGAGGATCGAAGCTATTGATAAGCTTTTAATGGGAATGAATATAGAGCAAGATACGTTTAAGACTATTAAAAAACTAGTTTCAGGATTTACATCAGAGGTTGGTTTAGGTTATAGTAGAGCAATGTATTTTCGTTATAGTAGAGAAAATGATTATTTGATAGGAGAAGAAATTTCTATCAATCGAACTTTAGCAGAAGAAAGTAAAAAAGGTTTTAAATTTCAATTAAAAAATTTAAAAGAGTTAGTTTTATTTACAAAAGTTCCAATTAATACTGAAAATTTATTAGCTAAGTCCTTCAAAGAGCAAAAAATAATTTATAAAAATGACGCTGGATATAAGTATGATTTAGGGAATGATGTTCTTAAAGCAATTGGATTAAAAAACTTTTTTATTTTTCCAATTCATGGAGCTGGAAAATTTTCAGGAGTGATAGTTGTAGATAACTATACTAAGGATATTAGAATAAATCAAGAAGAGTTAGAATTACTAAATCTTCTTTCGATGAATTTCTCTATAGGAATAAATAATAAAGAAACGATTTTAGATACTTTAGAGAGTCAAAGAGTTACGACAATAGAAAAATTAGCAACACGGTTCTTGAGATTAAGAGGTGAAGTTGTTGAGAAATTATTGGAGTGTGTTGATTCTGAAAATCCTGGCGAAAAGATAATAGAGGAATTAACTATAATTAAGCCTTATCTAGCTAGAATTAAAGAGGATAATGAATCATTAAAAGCTTATTCTGAAGAAATTGAAGACACGTATGAGAGAGTTTGTTTAGATAAAATAATAAATGAAACGATTATTCAATATAGTAAGAAATTTAAAAGTGCAAATATTTCAGTATCTTTTTTTAATGCTACAAGTGGAACAGTTTTAGGTAGTAAACGAAAACTTCAAAAAGTAATAAAAGAACTTATAGATAATGCGTATAACGCTTTATTAAATAAAGAGAGTAACAGAAGAATTGATATAATTTTATCAAAGAGAAAAATTAATGAAAAAATAGAATTAAAAATTATTGATAACGGTATAGGGCTATCACCAAAACAATTAGAAGAGATATACGAACCGTTTATAAGCTATTCTCCACAAACATTAGGATTAGGATTATTTTTTACTCATAAAATAATTAAAGATCATGGTGGGGTAATAAAACATTTTTCAGAAGAGGGTAGCAATACAGAAGTAAAAATAACTTTAAATGCATATAAGGAGGAAGTCTAA
- a CDS encoding Tex family protein, which produces MDTLFNRIAKETGLNIEQITNTIKLLDEGSTVPFIARYRKEVTGNLDETNILKISELIVYLRNLETRKEEVIRLIEEQGKLTEELKKQIQLAEKLQNVEDLYFPFKKKRKTKADTAKEQGLEPLAQKIYELKTIADLEKEAQKFITDEVESIEKAIEGAKLIVAQNLSETLEYREKLREEMLKKAIIVAKKSKKADELDVKHVYKDYYEYTEPVNKALSHRILALNRGENEGVLTISLNFEEKDREILERYLLKDFVNKELNFFHKEIVIDALDRLILPSIEREVRNILTEKAEDEAIIVFKENLKNLLMQPPLYEKNILALDPGYRTGCKVAVIDKNGFFRENTVFYLVKEMHHENQLKDAERKMKDFIKKYEIDIIVIGNGTASRETESFVAEVLKTVDRDVKYLIGNEAGASIYSASKIAVEEFPDLDVTVRGAISIGRRIQDPLAELVKIDPKSIGVGMYQHDVNQKRLDQSLTEVIELVVNSVGVNVNTASWALLSYVSGVKKSVAKSIVDYRKENGNFKNRKELLKVKGLGAKAYEQMAGFLIILDGENTLDNTIIHPESYNTAEKILKSIGLSLKNYADELNKAKEILANFDYKKFAQENDCGYETVKDIYDALVKERRDPRDSIQKPLLKSDILKIDNLQPGMELEGTVRNVVKFGAFIDIGLKNDALLHISEISDRFIDDPGKVLSVGQIIKVKIKDIDKERERVGLTKKGL; this is translated from the coding sequence ATGGATACACTCTTTAATAGAATTGCTAAAGAAACTGGATTAAATATTGAACAAATAACTAATACAATAAAACTTTTAGATGAAGGTTCAACTGTTCCGTTTATAGCAAGATATAGAAAAGAAGTTACTGGAAATTTAGACGAAACAAATATTTTGAAAATATCTGAATTAATAGTTTACTTAAGAAATTTAGAAACAAGAAAAGAAGAAGTTATAAGGTTAATTGAAGAGCAAGGAAAATTAACTGAAGAATTAAAAAAGCAAATACAGTTAGCTGAAAAGTTACAAAATGTAGAAGATTTATATTTTCCTTTTAAGAAAAAAAGAAAAACTAAAGCTGATACAGCAAAAGAGCAAGGATTAGAACCATTAGCACAAAAAATTTATGAGTTAAAAACAATAGCTGATCTTGAAAAAGAAGCTCAAAAGTTTATAACAGACGAAGTAGAAAGTATTGAAAAAGCTATTGAAGGAGCTAAACTAATTGTAGCTCAAAATTTATCTGAAACATTAGAGTATAGAGAAAAATTAAGAGAAGAAATGTTGAAAAAAGCTATTATTGTGGCTAAAAAAAGTAAAAAAGCAGATGAATTAGATGTAAAGCATGTGTATAAAGATTATTATGAATATACAGAACCTGTAAATAAAGCTTTATCTCATAGAATTTTAGCTTTAAATAGAGGAGAAAATGAGGGAGTATTAACGATCTCTTTAAATTTTGAAGAAAAAGATAGAGAAATTCTAGAAAGATATCTTTTAAAAGACTTTGTAAATAAAGAGTTGAATTTTTTCCATAAAGAGATTGTAATAGATGCTTTAGATAGATTGATTTTACCTTCTATTGAAAGAGAAGTTAGAAATATTTTAACAGAAAAAGCAGAGGATGAAGCAATTATTGTATTTAAAGAAAATTTAAAAAATCTTTTAATGCAACCACCACTTTATGAAAAAAATATACTTGCTTTAGATCCGGGTTATAGAACAGGATGCAAGGTTGCAGTTATAGATAAGAATGGTTTTTTTAGAGAAAATACAGTGTTTTATCTAGTAAAAGAGATGCATCATGAAAATCAACTGAAAGATGCAGAAAGAAAAATGAAAGATTTTATAAAAAAATATGAAATTGATATAATTGTTATTGGAAATGGAACTGCATCAAGAGAAACAGAAAGTTTTGTTGCAGAAGTTTTAAAAACTGTAGATAGAGATGTGAAATACTTAATAGGAAATGAAGCAGGAGCTTCAATATATTCAGCTTCTAAGATAGCAGTAGAGGAATTTCCAGATTTAGATGTAACCGTTAGAGGAGCGATTTCAATAGGAAGAAGAATCCAAGATCCTTTAGCAGAGCTAGTAAAAATTGACCCAAAATCAATAGGTGTGGGAATGTATCAACATGATGTTAATCAAAAAAGATTAGATCAATCATTGACTGAAGTAATAGAGCTTGTTGTAAATAGTGTAGGAGTTAATGTAAATACTGCATCATGGGCATTATTGTCATATGTATCGGGAGTTAAAAAAAGTGTGGCAAAGAGTATTGTAGATTATAGAAAAGAAAATGGTAATTTTAAAAATAGAAAAGAGCTATTGAAAGTAAAAGGTTTAGGAGCCAAGGCATATGAACAAATGGCTGGATTTTTAATTATTTTAGATGGTGAAAATACCTTAGATAACACAATAATACATCCAGAATCATATAATACTGCTGAAAAAATCTTGAAATCAATAGGTCTATCTTTAAAAAATTATGCTGATGAATTAAATAAAGCTAAAGAAATATTGGCAAATTTTGATTATAAAAAATTTGCTCAAGAAAATGACTGTGGGTATGAAACAGTAAAAGATATTTACGATGCTTTAGTTAAAGAGAGAAGAGATCCTAGAGATAGTATTCAAAAACCACTTTTAAAATCTGATATTTTAAAAATTGATAATCTTCAACCAGGAATGGAGTTAGAAGGAACAGTAAGAAATGTTGTGAAATTTGGAGCTTTTATAGATATTGGACTAAAAAATGATGCTTTACTTCATATTTCAGAAATTTCAGATAGATTTATAGATGATCCAGGTAAAGTTCTATCAGTGGGACAAATTATAAAGGTAAAAATAAAGGATATAGATAAAGAAAGGGAAAGAGTTGGACTAACTAAAAAGGGGCTTTAG
- the rpsP gene encoding 30S ribosomal protein S16 — MLKLRLTRMGSKKRPVYRIAAMEALSRRDGKAVAYLGNYYPLEEGKVTLKEEEIVKFLMNGAQPTRTVKSLLDKAGVWAKFEAAKKN, encoded by the coding sequence ATGTTAAAATTAAGATTAACTAGAATGGGAAGCAAAAAGAGACCTGTATACAGAATAGCTGCAATGGAAGCTTTATCAAGAAGAGATGGAAAGGCAGTAGCTTATTTAGGAAACTACTATCCATTAGAGGAAGGAAAAGTAACTCTTAAAGAGGAAGAGATCGTTAAGTTCCTTATGAACGGAGCACAACCAACAAGAACAGTTAAGTCTTTATTAGATAAAGCTGGAGTTTGGGCAAAGTTCGAAGCTGCAAAGAAAAACTAA
- the ffh gene encoding signal recognition particle protein, whose protein sequence is MLENLGNRFQDIMKKVRGHGKLSESNIKEALREVRMSLLEADVNYKVVKDFVAKIQEKAIGSEVLTGINPGQQFIKIVNDELIELLGGTNSRLTKSAKNPTVVMLAGLQGAGKTTFAGKLAKYLKKQGEKPYLIGADIYRPAAMKQLEVLAQQIGVDVYFELGSNDAVGICERGLQKAKEAGATYLIIDTAGRLHIDEKLMEELKEVKKVVRPQEILLVVDAMIGQDAVNLAQSFNNALSIDGVVLTKFDGDTRGGAALSVKSVVGKPIKFVGTGEKIDDLELFHPERLASRILGMGDVVSLVEKAQEAIGEEDAKSLEEKIRTQKFDLDDFLKQLQNIKKLGSLGSILKMIPGMGQIGDLAPAEKEMKKVEAIIQSMTREERKKPEILKASRKQRIAKGSGTEVADINKLLKQFEQMREMMKMFSTGKFPQLPGMGGRKGGMKFPF, encoded by the coding sequence ATGTTAGAAAATTTAGGAAATAGATTCCAAGACATAATGAAAAAAGTAAGAGGTCATGGAAAACTAAGCGAAAGTAATATAAAAGAGGCTTTACGTGAAGTTAGAATGTCTTTACTAGAGGCCGATGTAAACTACAAAGTTGTAAAAGATTTTGTTGCAAAAATTCAAGAAAAAGCTATAGGATCTGAAGTATTAACTGGAATAAATCCTGGGCAACAATTTATAAAAATAGTAAACGATGAATTGATAGAACTACTTGGTGGAACTAATTCGAGACTTACAAAAAGTGCTAAAAATCCAACTGTAGTAATGCTTGCAGGGCTTCAAGGAGCAGGAAAAACAACATTTGCTGGTAAGTTAGCAAAGTACTTAAAAAAGCAAGGGGAAAAACCTTACTTGATAGGTGCGGATATCTATAGACCTGCAGCTATGAAGCAATTAGAAGTTTTAGCTCAACAAATAGGAGTAGATGTTTATTTTGAATTAGGAAGTAACGATGCTGTAGGAATTTGTGAAAGAGGACTACAAAAAGCCAAAGAAGCAGGAGCAACATATTTAATAATAGATACTGCAGGAAGATTACATATAGATGAAAAATTAATGGAAGAATTAAAAGAGGTTAAAAAAGTAGTTAGACCTCAAGAAATTTTATTAGTAGTTGATGCTATGATTGGACAAGATGCTGTAAATCTTGCACAGTCGTTTAATAATGCATTAAGTATTGATGGAGTAGTACTAACAAAATTTGATGGGGATACTAGAGGTGGAGCAGCACTTTCTGTTAAATCGGTAGTAGGAAAACCAATTAAATTTGTTGGAACAGGAGAGAAAATTGATGACTTAGAATTATTCCATCCAGAAAGATTGGCATCAAGAATTTTAGGAATGGGAGATGTTGTTTCTTTAGTTGAAAAAGCTCAAGAAGCAATAGGAGAAGAGGATGCAAAGTCTCTTGAAGAAAAAATTAGAACTCAAAAGTTTGATTTAGATGATTTTTTAAAACAATTACAAAATATTAAAAAATTAGGTTCTTTAGGAAGCATTTTAAAGATGATTCCTGGGATGGGACAAATTGGTGATTTAGCACCAGCTGAAAAAGAAATGAAAAAAGTAGAAGCCATTATCCAATCTATGACTAGAGAAGAAAGAAAAAAACCTGAAATTTTAAAAGCTAGTCGTAAACAAAGAATAGCAAAGGGTAGTGGAACAGAAGTTGCTGATATAAATAAATTATTAAAGCAATTTGAGCAGATGAGAGAAATGATGAAGATGTTCTCAACTGGAAAGTTCCCACAACTTCCTGGAATGGGTGGAAGAAAAGGTGGAATGAAGTTTCCATTTTAA
- the ylxM gene encoding YlxM family DNA-binding protein, translating into MELNEMLEVSILLDYYRNLLSDRQKEYLLEHFEEDLSLTEIGKKYNVSRQAVYDNIKRGIKILRDYEKKIGFYKRDLELLAQLEDLKKNFKIENLEKIIEKNF; encoded by the coding sequence ATGGAATTGAATGAGATGTTAGAAGTCTCTATTCTGCTTGACTATTATAGAAATCTTTTGAGTGATAGACAAAAAGAATATTTGTTAGAGCACTTCGAGGAAGATCTTTCTCTAACTGAGATTGGAAAGAAATATAATGTAAGTAGACAAGCTGTCTATGATAACATAAAAAGAGGAATAAAGATTTTAAGAGATTATGAAAAAAAGATAGGATTTTATAAAAGAGATTTAGAACTTTTAGCGCAGTTAGAAGATTTAAAGAAAAATTTTAAAATTGAAAATCTAGAGAAAATAATCGAAAAAAACTTTTAG